A genomic segment from Limosilactobacillus sp. encodes:
- the pyrF gene encoding orotidine-5'-phosphate decarboxylase, with protein MKRYVPMVAIDVATKAEAVELFDELVDVTPKPIVKIGMEMYYGLGQEIVKEAQKRGFKIFLDLKLYDIPNTVHRAMAAIGRLGIDFTTIHAAGGTEMLTAGLAGLEEGAVEAGVRPAKLLAITQLTSIDDQILHEQQHVDLSLIESVQNYAQLAEGVGLAGVICSARELPAIRQVTRPDFLCITPGIRPSLKVHDDQKRVVTPAQARELGSNGIVVGRPITQSDDPVAAYQQIQQAFLAD; from the coding sequence CGCTACGTACCAATGGTGGCAATTGATGTTGCCACGAAGGCCGAGGCCGTCGAACTGTTTGACGAACTCGTCGACGTAACTCCGAAGCCGATTGTTAAGATCGGAATGGAAATGTACTACGGCCTGGGTCAGGAAATCGTTAAGGAAGCCCAGAAACGCGGCTTCAAGATTTTCCTCGACCTCAAGCTCTACGACATTCCCAACACGGTGCACCGGGCAATGGCTGCGATCGGCCGGCTCGGCATCGACTTCACGACCATCCACGCGGCTGGCGGCACTGAGATGCTGACGGCCGGGCTGGCGGGCCTGGAAGAAGGGGCCGTCGAGGCGGGGGTGCGGCCAGCCAAATTGCTGGCGATCACCCAGCTGACCTCGATTGACGACCAGATCCTGCACGAACAGCAGCACGTCGACCTCTCCCTGATTGAGTCCGTTCAAAACTACGCTCAATTGGCCGAGGGTGTCGGCCTGGCCGGGGTAATTTGCTCGGCCCGGGAACTGCCGGCCATCCGGCAGGTTACCCGTCCAGATTTTCTCTGCATCACTCCCGGTATCCGGCCATCCTTGAAGGTTCATGATGACCAGAAGCGGGTTGTGACCCCAGCCCAAGCCCGGGAGCTGGGCAGCAACGGGATCGTTGTTGGGCGACCAATCACCCAGAGCGACGATCCGGTCGCAGCCTACCAGCAGATTCAGCAAGCATTTTTAGCAGATTAG
- the pyrE gene encoding orotate phosphoribosyltransferase: MTYSQRVAKALLDIHAVTLSPEKPYTWASGLKAPIYTDNRLTISYPDVRQAIYNGMEEQINLHFADADVIAGTATAGIPHAAWVAQEMGLPMVYVRTKPKDHGQGHQVEGVLKPGQKVVVIDDLISTGGSVLNAVRAINNTGAQVIGVVAVFTYQLQAAEQNFLANDLKYYAVTDYTTLIKEAEATDQISADHLKSLQQWREDPIKWSNDHKD; this comes from the coding sequence ATGACTTATTCACAAAGAGTTGCTAAGGCATTGTTAGACATTCACGCGGTTACCCTGTCCCCAGAAAAGCCTTACACCTGGGCTAGTGGCCTCAAGGCACCGATCTACACGGACAACCGCCTGACCATTTCCTATCCTGACGTTCGGCAGGCCATTTACAACGGCATGGAAGAACAGATCAACCTCCACTTTGCGGATGCTGATGTGATTGCCGGGACCGCCACTGCCGGGATTCCGCACGCAGCCTGGGTTGCGCAGGAAATGGGCTTGCCAATGGTTTACGTCCGGACTAAGCCGAAGGACCATGGCCAGGGACACCAAGTCGAGGGTGTTCTCAAGCCGGGTCAAAAGGTCGTAGTGATCGATGACCTGATCTCCACTGGCGGCAGTGTCCTGAACGCTGTCCGGGCAATCAACAACACCGGTGCCCAGGTAATTGGCGTCGTGGCCGTCTTCACCTACCAACTCCAGGCGGCGGAACAGAACTTCCTGGCTAATGACCTGAAGTACTACGCCGTTACGGACTACACGACCCTGATCAAGGAGGCCGAAGCAACCGACCAAATCAGTGCCGACCACCTGAAGTCTCTCCAACAGTGGCGTGAAGACCCAATCAAGTGGAGCAACGACCACAAGGATTAA
- a CDS encoding SAM-dependent methyltransferase has protein sequence MLEKTFYKSLLSHSFNIPVKIIFWDGSSVVYGDGEPEVTITFKEKIPIRDVTKNASIALGEAYMDGKIEIQGSIQALIESAYESAGSFMRNSKFRKFMPKQGHSEKESESDVQSHYDVGNDFYRLWLDDTMTYSCAYFTGGNRDDLTKAQEDKVHHILKKLDPQPGKTFLDIGCGWGTLMLTAAKEYKLKVTGVTLSEEQYRFVQDQIKKDGLEDVAEVKLIDYRELGNQQWDYITSVGMFEHVGKENLGLYFKDIYRYLKDDGVALIHGITRQQGGAYNGWINKYIFPGGYVPGLVEMIQHIEENQMQIADIEMLRRHYQRTLEIWDANFNAHRTQIQDMMGERFTRMWDLYLQACAASFESGNIDVIQYLITKGASGKNLPMTRDYMIK, from the coding sequence ATGTTAGAAAAGACGTTCTACAAGTCACTCTTAAGCCACTCTTTCAACATTCCCGTGAAGATCATCTTCTGGGACGGTTCCAGCGTGGTTTACGGCGACGGCGAACCAGAGGTTACCATCACGTTCAAGGAGAAGATTCCGATTCGTGACGTCACCAAGAACGCCTCAATTGCACTTGGGGAAGCATACATGGATGGTAAGATCGAAATTCAGGGCAGCATCCAAGCATTGATTGAATCCGCCTACGAGAGTGCCGGCAGCTTCATGCGCAATTCCAAGTTCCGTAAATTCATGCCCAAGCAGGGACACTCCGAAAAGGAAAGCGAATCGGACGTGCAGAGCCACTACGACGTCGGCAACGACTTCTACCGGCTCTGGCTGGACGACACGATGACCTACTCCTGTGCCTACTTCACCGGTGGTAACCGCGATGATCTGACCAAGGCCCAGGAGGATAAGGTCCACCACATCTTAAAGAAGCTCGACCCACAGCCCGGCAAGACCTTCTTAGACATCGGCTGCGGCTGGGGAACCCTGATGCTGACGGCGGCCAAGGAGTACAAGCTTAAGGTAACCGGGGTGACCCTGAGCGAGGAGCAATACCGCTTCGTCCAAGATCAGATCAAGAAGGACGGCTTAGAAGACGTTGCCGAAGTCAAGCTGATTGACTACCGGGAACTGGGCAACCAGCAGTGGGACTACATCACCTCCGTCGGCATGTTCGAACACGTCGGCAAGGAAAACCTTGGCCTCTACTTCAAGGACATCTACCGCTACTTAAAGGATGACGGGGTCGCCCTGATCCACGGAATCACCCGGCAACAGGGCGGTGCCTACAACGGTTGGATCAACAAGTACATCTTCCCGGGTGGCTACGTTCCCGGCCTGGTCGAAATGATCCAGCACATCGAGGAAAACCAAATGCAGATCGCCGACATCGAAATGCTGCGGCGGCACTACCAACGGACCCTGGAGATCTGGGACGCCAACTTCAACGCCCATCGCACTCAGATCCAGGACATGATGGGCGAACGCTTCACCCGGATGTGGGACCTCTACCTGCAGGCCTGCGCCGCATCGTTTGAGTCCGGCAACATCGACGTTATTCAATACCTGATCACCAAGGGTGCATCCGGCAAGAACCTGCCGATGACGCGGGATTATATGATTAAATAA
- a CDS encoding AI-2E family transporter, with translation MTDAWHRFIKNVELRRFVVLFLVIFLLWLMRSMMNMILFTFILTFIVVTWVNFVRRWLPKLSIKLLVVLTYLVLVLLLYFGITKYLPVLVHQVIKMVNSVIKFYSSRDATALYHYVSRYVSWSTIMAQVKHGLTFAVSTLTSIGAITVTFFLSLILSFFFALDLQETAAFSKLFLNSTFGWFFQDLAYFGKKFVNTFGVVLEAQFFIAICNTAITTVCLLFMKMPQILALALIVFVFSLVPVAGVIISTIPLSLVAYSVGGIRDVIYIIIMVIVIHALEAYVLNPKFMSSQTDLPIFYTFIILLVSEHFWGTWGLIVGVPIFTFLLDILGVKSIRQKKKKGRADRAVKG, from the coding sequence GTGACGGATGCCTGGCACCGTTTTATCAAAAATGTCGAGCTGCGCCGCTTTGTTGTCTTATTTCTCGTAATCTTCTTGTTGTGGCTGATGCGGTCGATGATGAACATGATCCTCTTTACCTTTATCCTGACCTTCATCGTGGTCACCTGGGTCAACTTCGTCCGCCGCTGGCTGCCGAAGCTCTCGATTAAGCTGCTGGTGGTTCTGACCTACCTGGTCTTAGTCTTGTTGCTCTACTTCGGGATTACCAAGTACCTGCCCGTCCTGGTGCACCAGGTCATCAAGATGGTCAACTCGGTCATCAAGTTCTACAGCAGCCGGGACGCGACGGCACTTTACCACTACGTCAGCCGCTACGTCAGCTGGTCGACGATCATGGCCCAGGTCAAGCACGGCCTGACCTTTGCCGTCAGCACCCTGACGAGCATCGGGGCGATCACCGTGACCTTCTTCCTCTCCCTCATCCTGAGCTTTTTCTTCGCCCTCGACCTGCAGGAGACGGCCGCCTTCTCCAAGCTGTTTTTAAACAGCACCTTTGGCTGGTTCTTCCAGGACCTGGCCTACTTTGGCAAGAAGTTCGTCAATACCTTCGGGGTGGTGCTGGAGGCCCAATTCTTCATCGCCATCTGCAACACCGCGATCACGACGGTGTGCCTGCTCTTCATGAAGATGCCGCAGATCCTCGCCTTGGCCCTGATCGTCTTCGTCTTTTCCTTGGTCCCGGTGGCCGGGGTGATCATCTCGACGATCCCGCTCAGCCTGGTGGCCTACTCGGTCGGCGGGATTCGAGACGTCATCTACATCATCATCATGGTGATCGTCATCCACGCCCTCGAAGCCTACGTTCTCAATCCAAAGTTTATGTCGAGCCAGACCGACCTGCCGATCTTCTACACCTTCATTATCCTGCTGGTCAGCGAGCATTTCTGGGGCACCTGGGGCCTGATCGTCGGCGTGCCGATCTTTACCTTCCTGCTCGACATCCTCGGGGTGAAATCAATTCGCCAGAAGAAAAAGAAGGGTCGGGCGGATCGGGCCGTCAAAGGCTGA
- a CDS encoding formate--tetrahydrofolate ligase: MMTDIEIADQAEMKPIKEIAEQIGLGEDDIEQYGKYKAKISLPVAAHPDKKHKLVLVTSINPTPAGEGKSTILVGLGDAMNQLGHQTIIAMREPSMGPVFGIKGGATGGGYSQVVPMEDINLHFTGDLHALTSANNTLAALIDNYIMRGNELGLDPRRVIWKRVEDVNDRALRNVVTGLGGLMQGVPRQTGFDITAASELMAILCLSTDLMDLKKRVGQIVVGYTYDKQPVTVKELHFADAITILLKDAIKPNLVQTLDHTPTIIHGGPFANIAHGCNSVLATKTALQLADYTVTESGFGADLGAEKFMDIKRRVLGKNPDAVVIVATVRALEYNGGAKLADLKGENLPELKKGMANLNRHIKNMQRYGVPLVVAINHFATDTEAEIKMIADNCKQLGVNVVEADAWAKGGAGTHALAEEVVRLTEQPSDFHELYSLDATPEEKVRTVATKIYGAKDVEFSRKAQRQLKQYAELGWNKLPVCIAKTQYSFTDDQTQLGAPEGFTFHIRGFVPKLGAGFIVALAGNMMTMPGLSKVPAAVNMTIDKDGKITGLF; encoded by the coding sequence ATGATGACTGACATTGAAATCGCAGACCAAGCGGAAATGAAACCGATCAAGGAAATCGCCGAACAGATCGGCCTGGGCGAGGACGACATCGAGCAGTACGGCAAGTACAAGGCCAAGATCAGCCTGCCCGTCGCTGCCCACCCGGACAAGAAGCACAAGCTGGTTCTAGTCACCTCGATCAACCCGACGCCGGCCGGCGAAGGGAAGTCCACCATCCTGGTCGGCCTGGGGGATGCAATGAACCAACTCGGTCACCAGACGATCATCGCGATGCGTGAACCATCCATGGGTCCCGTCTTCGGGATCAAGGGTGGCGCGACTGGCGGTGGCTACAGCCAGGTGGTTCCAATGGAAGACATCAACCTCCACTTCACCGGCGACCTCCACGCCCTGACCAGTGCCAATAACACCCTGGCAGCCCTGATTGACAATTACATCATGCGGGGCAACGAACTGGGGCTCGACCCACGCCGGGTGATCTGGAAGCGGGTCGAGGACGTCAACGACCGCGCACTGCGGAACGTGGTCACCGGACTGGGCGGCCTGATGCAGGGAGTCCCACGCCAAACCGGCTTTGACATCACGGCGGCCTCCGAACTGATGGCGATCCTCTGCCTGTCCACCGACCTGATGGACTTAAAAAAGCGGGTTGGCCAGATTGTGGTCGGCTACACCTACGACAAGCAGCCGGTCACGGTCAAGGAGCTGCACTTCGCCGACGCGATCACGATCCTGCTCAAGGACGCGATCAAGCCGAACCTGGTTCAGACCTTGGACCACACCCCAACGATCATTCACGGGGGCCCATTTGCCAACATCGCCCACGGCTGCAACAGTGTCCTGGCAACCAAGACCGCGCTGCAGCTGGCTGACTACACAGTCACGGAATCCGGCTTCGGTGCCGATCTCGGAGCGGAGAAGTTCATGGACATCAAGCGCCGCGTCCTGGGCAAGAACCCCGATGCTGTCGTAATCGTCGCCACCGTGCGGGCCCTGGAATACAACGGGGGCGCCAAACTGGCTGACTTGAAGGGTGAAAACCTGCCGGAACTGAAGAAGGGGATGGCCAACCTCAACCGCCACATCAAGAACATGCAGCGCTACGGGGTTCCGCTGGTTGTGGCAATCAACCACTTCGCCACCGACACTGAGGCTGAGATCAAGATGATCGCGGACAACTGCAAGCAGCTTGGGGTCAACGTTGTCGAGGCCGATGCCTGGGCCAAGGGCGGCGCCGGGACGCATGCGCTGGCCGAAGAGGTGGTCCGCCTGACCGAACAGCCGAGCGACTTCCACGAGCTCTACAGCCTGGACGCCACGCCGGAGGAAAAGGTCCGGACCGTCGCCACGAAGATCTACGGTGCCAAGGACGTTGAGTTCAGCCGCAAGGCTCAGCGCCAGCTTAAGCAATACGCTGAATTGGGCTGGAACAAGCTGCCGGTCTGCATCGCCAAGACCCAGTACTCCTTCACCGATGACCAGACCCAGCTGGGGGCACCGGAAGGCTTTACCTTCCACATCCGGGGCTTCGTGCCAAAGCTGGGGGCCGGCTTCATTGTCGCCCTCGCCGGCAACATGATGACCATGCCGGGCCTGTCCAAGGTGCCAGCGGCCGTTAACATGACGATTGATAAGGATGGCAAGATTACTGGATTGTTCTAA
- the purE gene encoding 5-(carboxyamino)imidazole ribonucleotide mutase, with product MSEISVVMGSKSDWPTVKEACMILDQFGVDYSKQVISAHRMPDEMFAFAKGAVANGTKVIIACAGGAAHLPGMIAANTPLPVIGIPGQTHALGGMDSLLSIVQMPAGIPVATTAIGVAGAKNAALLALQILGINDAKIQQQIVDYRKQMHDQAAESSAHLD from the coding sequence ATGAGTGAAATCAGTGTTGTGATGGGTAGTAAGTCCGACTGGCCAACGGTTAAGGAGGCCTGCATGATCCTGGATCAGTTCGGGGTCGACTACAGTAAGCAGGTTATTTCCGCCCACCGGATGCCAGATGAAATGTTCGCCTTTGCCAAGGGTGCCGTTGCCAACGGGACGAAGGTCATCATCGCCTGTGCCGGTGGGGCCGCCCACCTGCCGGGGATGATTGCGGCGAACACGCCCCTGCCGGTGATCGGGATTCCGGGCCAAACCCACGCCCTCGGTGGGATGGATTCACTGCTGTCGATCGTTCAGATGCCGGCCGGGATTCCGGTTGCCACCACGGCGATCGGGGTGGCCGGGGCCAAGAACGCAGCCCTGTTGGCCCTCCAGATTCTCGGCATTAATGATGCCAAGATCCAGCAGCAGATTGTCGACTACCGCAAGCAGATGCACGACCAAGCCGCAGAAAGCAGTGCGCACCTTGACTAA
- the purK gene encoding 5-(carboxyamino)imidazole ribonucleotide synthase, with protein MIQQGQTIGIIGGGQLGQMMALDAKQTGMKVIVLDPTPACPAGQVADNQIVAPYADVKAIEELARRSDVLTYEFENVDLKALEDVADKVYVPQGTHLLYTTKNRIREKTFLRDAGLKTAPFMAVKNVADLKAAVEKIGYPCVLKTCEGGYDGHGQEVLHSDADLAKCDGILSTKDAILEGWVPFELECSVMVGRNENGEVTVFPVSENIHHDEILHLSIVPARISPALQEKAQQMAVKIAHAIDLRGILGVEMFVGKDGQIYINELAPRPHNSGHYTIEACNFSQFAIHNRAICNWPLPKIELLKPVVMVNVLGQHVAGVREQIAHKPNWHFHDYGKAEIRHNRKMGHVTILTDDIEQTLKEIDETGIWEK; from the coding sequence ATGATTCAACAGGGACAGACAATCGGTATTATCGGCGGTGGCCAGCTCGGCCAAATGATGGCCCTGGACGCCAAACAGACGGGGATGAAGGTCATCGTCCTCGATCCAACCCCGGCGTGCCCGGCCGGCCAGGTGGCGGACAACCAGATCGTGGCGCCCTATGCCGACGTCAAGGCAATTGAGGAACTCGCCCGCCGTTCGGACGTTTTGACCTACGAATTTGAAAATGTTGACCTGAAGGCCCTGGAAGACGTTGCCGACAAGGTCTACGTGCCCCAAGGAACCCACCTGCTTTACACCACCAAGAACCGGATCCGCGAGAAGACCTTCCTGCGCGATGCCGGGCTGAAGACGGCGCCGTTCATGGCCGTCAAGAATGTCGCTGACCTGAAGGCAGCTGTTGAAAAGATTGGCTACCCCTGCGTCCTTAAGACCTGCGAGGGCGGCTACGATGGACACGGTCAGGAGGTCCTGCACAGCGATGCCGACCTAGCCAAGTGTGACGGGATCCTGTCGACCAAAGACGCCATCCTGGAAGGTTGGGTACCGTTTGAGCTGGAATGTTCGGTAATGGTGGGCCGCAACGAAAATGGCGAAGTAACGGTCTTCCCCGTTTCTGAAAACATCCACCACGATGAGATCCTGCACCTGAGCATCGTCCCGGCGCGGATTTCCCCGGCCCTTCAGGAAAAGGCTCAGCAGATGGCGGTCAAGATTGCCCACGCCATTGACCTCCGGGGGATCCTGGGCGTCGAAATGTTCGTTGGCAAGGATGGCCAAATCTACATCAACGAACTGGCGCCACGGCCGCACAACTCCGGTCACTACACGATCGAGGCCTGCAACTTCTCCCAGTTTGCGATCCACAACCGGGCGATCTGCAACTGGCCGCTGCCCAAGATTGAGCTCTTAAAGCCGGTCGTAATGGTCAACGTCCTTGGCCAGCACGTCGCCGGGGTCCGGGAACAAATCGCCCACAAGCCGAACTGGCACTTCCACGACTACGGCAAGGCGGAAATTCGTCACAACCGGAAGATGGGCCACGTCACGATCTTAACCGACGACATTGAACAAACACTGAAAGAAATTGACGAAACCGGCATCTGGGAGAAGTAA
- the purB gene encoding adenylosuccinate lyase: MIDRYTSPEMKKIWSLETQYQCWLEVEIAADEAWSKLGHIPAEDVEKIRKNAKFSVEGIAEIEAVTHHDVIAFTRDVSKSLGPERKWVHYGMTSTDVVDTAQGLRLKHANDIIRKDIDDFMEVLKNLAEKYKYTVCMGRTHGIHAEPTTFGLKAARWYSEMKRNKERFEHAARGVEAGKISGAVGTFAEIDPFVEKYVCDKLGLRAQEISTQVLPRDLHAEYIASIALIGTSMEEMATEIRSLQRTEIHEVEEHFAKGQKGSSAMPHKRNPIGSENICGCARVLRGFMVPAYEDVPLWHERDISHSSAERMILPDATSLIDYMLKRFGRILKNLDVFPETMKKNMDKTLGLIYSGRVLLKLVNSGMTREAAYDLIQPYTAKCWAEQIPFRPLLEDDPTIQKQLSKEDLDDAFDYHWHLRNVDTIFKRVGLD; this comes from the coding sequence ATGATTGATCGCTATACTAGTCCTGAAATGAAGAAGATTTGGAGCCTGGAAACCCAGTACCAGTGCTGGCTGGAGGTTGAAATTGCCGCCGACGAAGCCTGGAGCAAGCTCGGTCACATCCCGGCCGAAGACGTTGAAAAGATCCGCAAGAATGCCAAGTTCAGCGTCGAAGGGATTGCCGAAATCGAAGCCGTCACCCACCATGACGTGATCGCCTTCACCCGTGACGTCTCCAAGTCCCTCGGTCCCGAACGGAAGTGGGTCCACTACGGAATGACCAGTACCGACGTTGTTGATACCGCCCAGGGCCTGCGGCTGAAGCACGCCAACGACATCATTCGCAAGGACATCGACGACTTCATGGAGGTCTTGAAGAACCTGGCCGAAAAGTACAAGTACACGGTCTGCATGGGCCGGACCCACGGGATCCACGCGGAACCAACCACCTTTGGCCTCAAGGCGGCTCGCTGGTACTCCGAGATGAAGCGGAACAAGGAACGCTTCGAACACGCGGCCCGCGGCGTTGAAGCCGGTAAGATCTCCGGTGCGGTAGGGACCTTCGCCGAAATCGATCCCTTCGTTGAAAAGTACGTTTGCGACAAGCTCGGTCTGCGGGCTCAGGAAATCTCCACGCAGGTGCTGCCACGGGATCTGCACGCCGAGTACATCGCATCGATTGCCCTGATCGGGACCAGTATGGAAGAGATGGCAACCGAAATTCGTTCCCTTCAGCGGACGGAAATCCACGAAGTCGAGGAGCACTTCGCCAAGGGGCAAAAGGGTTCCTCCGCGATGCCACACAAGCGGAACCCAATTGGCTCAGAAAACATCTGCGGCTGTGCCCGGGTTCTGCGGGGCTTCATGGTTCCGGCCTACGAGGACGTTCCGCTCTGGCACGAACGGGACATCTCCCACTCCAGTGCTGAACGGATGATCCTGCCGGACGCCACCTCGCTGATCGACTACATGCTGAAGCGCTTCGGTCGGATCCTGAAGAACCTCGACGTCTTCCCAGAGACGATGAAGAAGAACATGGACAAGACGCTGGGCCTGATCTACTCCGGCCGGGTTCTGCTCAAGCTGGTCAACTCCGGCATGACCCGGGAAGCGGCTTACGACCTGATCCAGCCATACACCGCCAAGTGCTGGGCCGAACAGATTCCGTTCCGGCCACTGCTGGAGGATGATCCAACCATCCAAAAGCAACTGAGCAAGGAAGACCTGGACGATGCCTTCGATTACCACTGGCACCTCCGCAATGTCGACACGATCTTTAAGCGGGTCGGCCTGGACTAA
- a CDS encoding GNAT family N-acetyltransferase, translating into MTCKSTIKIRRAQPTDRQAIIAIFNEAVASGIATDESMPITVAERADWFAQFDARHPLWVVTVDGTVRGWCALEHFYPHPAYADSAEIAIYVHRQAHRHGLGRMLLNFADQQIREHLHFKTVIAYIYAENLPSQGLFTSCGYEHWGQLPDISKVGGRYRELKIYGKNFPNHP; encoded by the coding sequence ATGACGTGCAAGAGCACCATCAAAATTCGCCGCGCTCAGCCCACCGACCGGCAGGCAATCATCGCGATCTTCAACGAAGCCGTCGCCAGCGGGATCGCAACCGACGAAAGCATGCCCATCACGGTGGCGGAGCGTGCGGACTGGTTCGCCCAGTTTGACGCCCGCCACCCACTTTGGGTCGTCACGGTCGACGGCACGGTCCGTGGATGGTGTGCCCTCGAGCACTTTTACCCCCACCCCGCCTACGCCGATTCGGCGGAGATCGCCATCTACGTTCATCGACAGGCCCACCGACACGGACTTGGCCGGATGCTATTGAACTTTGCCGACCAGCAGATTCGTGAACATCTCCACTTCAAGACCGTGATTGCCTACATCTACGCCGAAAACCTGCCGAGCCAGGGGCTCTTCACCAGCTGCGGCTACGAACACTGGGGCCAGCTGCCAGACATTTCCAAGGTCGGCGGTCGGTACCGCGAGCTTAAGATCTATGGCAAGAATTTTCCCAATCACCCATAA
- a CDS encoding homoserine dehydrogenase gives MRTITIGLLGLGTVGKGVVALLQKQAPKISRTQDFQFKLKSVAVHNLARHQNDDLPAGTILTDKVATVVDDPEIQIVIEAMGTIEPAKVAICQAILNGKSIISANKDLLATAGPELLDLAKTAKVDFFYEASVAGGIPILRILSSSLETDQITQITGIINGTANYVLTAMDREKQDYATALQAAQKLGYAEADPTNDVQGIDATYKLIILSRFAFGQSLRCADVPSQGITTITPAQLQSADQLGLKIKLLAVAKEFNHQLFSFVGPAALPAAEPLAHVNGVQNAIAIQSDALGETTYTGPGAGAAPTANSILSDLLATGDDIVKGNCGREFNSYRRPARARSLAAVPQRYLITIAGTGNLLSIASSVPTAQWKRQVTGNHYWSGLTPVITQAQLTALMKKLQKSHQQVAALPLANSWQTTPAPVTV, from the coding sequence ATGAGAACAATCACGATTGGATTATTAGGCCTCGGCACCGTCGGCAAGGGCGTCGTTGCCCTCCTGCAAAAACAAGCCCCGAAGATCTCGCGGACGCAGGATTTTCAATTTAAGCTCAAGAGCGTGGCGGTGCACAACCTCGCCCGGCACCAAAATGACGACCTGCCCGCGGGCACGATTTTAACGGACAAGGTCGCCACGGTGGTCGATGACCCGGAAATCCAGATCGTGATTGAAGCCATGGGTACGATTGAACCGGCTAAGGTCGCCATCTGCCAGGCGATCCTAAACGGCAAGTCGATCATCAGCGCCAACAAGGACTTGCTGGCCACGGCGGGACCGGAACTGCTGGACCTGGCAAAGACGGCCAAGGTGGACTTCTTCTACGAGGCCAGCGTCGCCGGGGGCATCCCGATCTTGCGGATTCTCTCCAGCAGTCTTGAAACGGACCAGATCACCCAGATCACGGGCATCATCAACGGCACCGCCAACTACGTCCTGACCGCCATGGACCGGGAAAAGCAGGATTACGCCACGGCACTCCAGGCGGCCCAAAAGCTGGGCTATGCCGAGGCCGACCCGACCAACGACGTTCAGGGGATCGACGCCACCTACAAGCTGATCATCCTGAGCCGTTTTGCCTTCGGGCAGTCGCTACGCTGCGCTGACGTTCCTTCCCAGGGAATCACTACCATCACACCGGCCCAGCTCCAGAGCGCCGACCAACTGGGATTGAAGATCAAACTCCTGGCTGTTGCCAAGGAGTTTAACCACCAGCTCTTCTCCTTCGTCGGTCCGGCGGCACTTCCCGCGGCTGAACCCTTGGCCCACGTCAACGGTGTTCAAAACGCGATTGCCATCCAAAGCGATGCACTGGGCGAAACAACCTATACCGGGCCGGGTGCCGGGGCCGCCCCAACCGCCAACAGCATTCTCAGCGACCTGCTGGCCACCGGTGACGACATCGTCAAGGGTAACTGCGGCCGCGAGTTCAACAGCTACCGGCGGCCGGCCCGTGCCCGGTCGCTGGCGGCAGTGCCCCAGCGTTACCTCATCACGATCGCGGGAACGGGCAACCTGCTTTCCATCGCTTCCAGCGTTCCCACCGCGCAGTGGAAGCGCCAGGTAACCGGCAACCACTACTGGAGCGGCCTGACCCCTGTAATCACGCAAGCACAATTAACTGCTTTAATGAAGAAACTCCAAAAGAGTCACCAGCAAGTGGCGGCCTTGCCACTGGCGAATAGCTGGCAGACCACGCCGGCTCCGGTGACCGTATAA